A genomic segment from Corvus hawaiiensis isolate bCorHaw1 chromosome 37, bCorHaw1.pri.cur, whole genome shotgun sequence encodes:
- the LOC125319235 gene encoding uncharacterized protein LOC125319235 isoform X3 yields the protein MERTLSLEQRTERLVQRRWESSPASSAPRDPQALLSTRPRGPQRAKPPFGSAPSRSTLGDPLVQWRLRRCQREEPALDAPSAGRALPGSAAPQGALQGVPRGRSHDPPGAVQGAVPWGPRDPPGGHWPIRRHLCKPLRQGAPSAQAGSQEPLRREPCWRPPGSRGALWATGSGPLGARQGALYSQARDSREALSPVSRSCWASLHQGAPPCGKRESHEPLRQEPCWGSPDCLEALRCAPPLRPRDSQDALRPAREALPEPLRRGGPGLRSREPREAPQPIRSSARDALQGAPLQQPLGCLGDPLLWMLRCHRRAIRGRLRAIETLLEPPPGRPQPMGCRGISALAPAAPPHLGICSGRRDNSSERDLAPKEASAEQETFPKL from the exons ATGGAGCGG ACGCTCAGTCTGGAGCAGCGAACGGAGCGGCTGGTGCAAAGGAGGTGGGAGAGCAGCCCGGCCTCGAGTGCCCCTCGAGATCCCCAA gccctgctcagcacCCGCCCCCGCGGGCCACAAAGGGCGAAGCCTCCGTTTGGCTCCGCCCCCTCCAGATCCACCCTCGGCGATCCCCTCGTCCAGTGGCGCTTGAGGCGGTGCCAAAGGGAGGAGCCGGCGCTGGACGCGCCCTCGGCGGGGAGGGCCCTGCCGGGCTCTGCCGCTCCCCAGGGCGCCCTGCAGGGGGTGCCACGGGGGAGGTCACATGACCCCCCCGGGGCCGTGCAGGGGGCCGTGCCCTGGGGGCCACGTGATCCCCCCGGGGGTCACTGGCCAATCAGGAGGCACCTCTGCAAGCCCCTGCGCCAGGGGGCGCCTTCAGCGCAGGCCGGCTCCCAGGAGCCCTTGCGGCGGgagccctgctggaggccgccCGGCTCCCGCGGGGCCCTCTGGGCAACGGGGAGCGGCCCTCTGGGTGCTCGGCAGGGGGCGCTGTACTCACAGGCACGTGACTCCCGCGAGGCCCTGTCGCCAGTCAGCCGCAGCTGCTGGGCATCTCTGCACCAGGGGGCGCCACCCTGTGGGAAGCGAGAGTCCCATGAGCCTTTGCGGCAGGAGCCATGTTGGGGGTCACCTGACTGCCTCGAGGCTCTGCGGTGTGCGCCACCTTTGCGGCCACGTGACTCCCAGGATGCCCTGCGGCCCGCAAGGGAGGCGCTTCCCGAGCCCCTGCGCCGGGGGGGGCCGGGCTTGAGGTCACGTGAGCCCCGTGAGGCGCCGCAGCCAATCAGGAGCAGTGCCCGTGATGCCCTGCAGGGGGCGCCGCTGCAGCAGCCGCTGG GCTGTTTGGGGGACCCCCTCCTCTGGATGCTGCGATGCCACCGCCGAGCCATAAGGGGACGGCTTCG GGCCATCGAGACCCTCCTGGAACCCCCACCAGGGCGCCCCCAACCCATG ggctgcaggggaatctctgctctggcacctgcagcacctcctcACCTGGGGATCTGCTCGGGGAGGAGAGACAACAGCAGTGAAAGGGACTTGGCACCAAAGGAGGCATCAGCAGAGCAAGAAACATTTCCCAAGCTCTAG
- the LOC125319235 gene encoding uncharacterized protein LOC125319235 isoform X1 — translation MERTLSLEQRTERLVQRRWESSPASSAPRDPQALLSTRPRGPQRAKPPFGSAPSRSTLGDPLVQWRLRRCQREEPALDAPSAGRALPGSAAPQGALQGVPRGRSHDPPGAVQGAVPWGPRDPPGGHWPIRRHLCKPLRQGAPSAQAGSQEPLRREPCWRPPGSRGALWATGSGPLGARQGALYSQARDSREALSPVSRSCWASLHQGAPPCGKRESHEPLRQEPCWGSPDCLEALRCAPPLRPRDSQDALRPAREALPEPLRRGGPGLRSREPREAPQPIRSSARDALQGAPLQQPLGPSRPSWNPHQGAPNPWAAGESLLWHLQHLLTWGSARGGETTAVKGTWHQRRHQQSKKHFPSSSWCQVNSDGRSDGFCGHLQPSTDPHWPQGGTGSYWDYAGSNWKILEPRWGYWDHNWGNQDHTGDNWNHAGA, via the exons ATGGAGCGG ACGCTCAGTCTGGAGCAGCGAACGGAGCGGCTGGTGCAAAGGAGGTGGGAGAGCAGCCCGGCCTCGAGTGCCCCTCGAGATCCCCAA gccctgctcagcacCCGCCCCCGCGGGCCACAAAGGGCGAAGCCTCCGTTTGGCTCCGCCCCCTCCAGATCCACCCTCGGCGATCCCCTCGTCCAGTGGCGCTTGAGGCGGTGCCAAAGGGAGGAGCCGGCGCTGGACGCGCCCTCGGCGGGGAGGGCCCTGCCGGGCTCTGCCGCTCCCCAGGGCGCCCTGCAGGGGGTGCCACGGGGGAGGTCACATGACCCCCCCGGGGCCGTGCAGGGGGCCGTGCCCTGGGGGCCACGTGATCCCCCCGGGGGTCACTGGCCAATCAGGAGGCACCTCTGCAAGCCCCTGCGCCAGGGGGCGCCTTCAGCGCAGGCCGGCTCCCAGGAGCCCTTGCGGCGGgagccctgctggaggccgccCGGCTCCCGCGGGGCCCTCTGGGCAACGGGGAGCGGCCCTCTGGGTGCTCGGCAGGGGGCGCTGTACTCACAGGCACGTGACTCCCGCGAGGCCCTGTCGCCAGTCAGCCGCAGCTGCTGGGCATCTCTGCACCAGGGGGCGCCACCCTGTGGGAAGCGAGAGTCCCATGAGCCTTTGCGGCAGGAGCCATGTTGGGGGTCACCTGACTGCCTCGAGGCTCTGCGGTGTGCGCCACCTTTGCGGCCACGTGACTCCCAGGATGCCCTGCGGCCCGCAAGGGAGGCGCTTCCCGAGCCCCTGCGCCGGGGGGGGCCGGGCTTGAGGTCACGTGAGCCCCGTGAGGCGCCGCAGCCAATCAGGAGCAGTGCCCGTGATGCCCTGCAGGGGGCGCCGCTGCAGCAGCCGCTGG GGCCATCGAGACCCTCCTGGAACCCCCACCAGGGCGCCCCCAACCCATG ggctgcaggggaatctctgctctggcacctgcagcacctcctcACCTGGGGATCTGCTCGGGGAGGAGAGACAACAGCAGTGAAAGGGACTTGGCACCAAAGGAGGCATCAGCAGAGCAAGAAACATTTCCCAAGCTCTAGCTGGTGTCAGGTGAACTCAGACGGGAGATCAG ATGGATTTTGTGGACATCTGCAACCCTCAACTGACCCCCACTGGCCAcagggaggcactgggagctaCTGGGACTATGCTGGGAGCAACTGGAAGATACTGGAACCACGGTGGGGGTATTGGGATCACAACTGGGGTAACCAGGATCATACAGGGGACAACTGGAACCATGCTGGGGCGTGA
- the LOC125319235 gene encoding uncharacterized protein LOC125319235 isoform X4, which yields MERTLSLEQRTERLVQRRWESSPASSAPRDPQALLSTRPRGPQRAKPPFGSAPSRSTLGDPLVQWRLRRCQREEPALDAPSAGRALPGSAAPQGALQGVPRGRSHDPPGAVQGAVPWGPRDPPGGHWPIRRHLCKPLRQGAPSAQAGSQEPLRREPCWRPPGSRGALWATGSGPLGARQGALYSQARDSREALSPVSRSCWASLHQGAPPCGKRESHEPLRQEPCWGSPDCLEALRCAPPLRPRDSQDALRPAREALPEPLRRGGPGLRSREPREAPQPIRSSARDALQGAPLQQPLGPSRPSWNPHQGAPNPWAAGESLLWHLQHLLTWGSARGGETTAVKGTWHQRRHQQSKKHFPSSSWCQGILWNMDLLL from the exons ATGGAGCGG ACGCTCAGTCTGGAGCAGCGAACGGAGCGGCTGGTGCAAAGGAGGTGGGAGAGCAGCCCGGCCTCGAGTGCCCCTCGAGATCCCCAA gccctgctcagcacCCGCCCCCGCGGGCCACAAAGGGCGAAGCCTCCGTTTGGCTCCGCCCCCTCCAGATCCACCCTCGGCGATCCCCTCGTCCAGTGGCGCTTGAGGCGGTGCCAAAGGGAGGAGCCGGCGCTGGACGCGCCCTCGGCGGGGAGGGCCCTGCCGGGCTCTGCCGCTCCCCAGGGCGCCCTGCAGGGGGTGCCACGGGGGAGGTCACATGACCCCCCCGGGGCCGTGCAGGGGGCCGTGCCCTGGGGGCCACGTGATCCCCCCGGGGGTCACTGGCCAATCAGGAGGCACCTCTGCAAGCCCCTGCGCCAGGGGGCGCCTTCAGCGCAGGCCGGCTCCCAGGAGCCCTTGCGGCGGgagccctgctggaggccgccCGGCTCCCGCGGGGCCCTCTGGGCAACGGGGAGCGGCCCTCTGGGTGCTCGGCAGGGGGCGCTGTACTCACAGGCACGTGACTCCCGCGAGGCCCTGTCGCCAGTCAGCCGCAGCTGCTGGGCATCTCTGCACCAGGGGGCGCCACCCTGTGGGAAGCGAGAGTCCCATGAGCCTTTGCGGCAGGAGCCATGTTGGGGGTCACCTGACTGCCTCGAGGCTCTGCGGTGTGCGCCACCTTTGCGGCCACGTGACTCCCAGGATGCCCTGCGGCCCGCAAGGGAGGCGCTTCCCGAGCCCCTGCGCCGGGGGGGGCCGGGCTTGAGGTCACGTGAGCCCCGTGAGGCGCCGCAGCCAATCAGGAGCAGTGCCCGTGATGCCCTGCAGGGGGCGCCGCTGCAGCAGCCGCTGG GGCCATCGAGACCCTCCTGGAACCCCCACCAGGGCGCCCCCAACCCATG ggctgcaggggaatctctgctctggcacctgcagcacctcctcACCTGGGGATCTGCTCGGGGAGGAGAGACAACAGCAGTGAAAGGGACTTGGCACCAAAGGAGGCATCAGCAGAGCAAGAAACATTTCCCAAGCTCTAGCTGGTGTCAG GGAATTCTCTGGAACATGGATTTGCTGCTTTAA
- the LOC125319235 gene encoding uncharacterized protein LOC125319235 isoform X2 produces the protein MERTLSLEQRTERLVQRRWESSPASSAPRDPQALLSTRPRGPQRAKPPFGSAPSRSTLGDPLVQWRLRRCQREEPALDAPSAGRALPGSAAPQGALQGVPRGRSHDPPGAVQGAVPWGPRDPPGGHWPIRRHLCKPLRQGAPSAQAGSQEPLRREPCWRPPGSRGALWATGSGPLGARQGALYSQARDSREALSPVSRSCWASLHQGAPPCGKRESHEPLRQEPCWGSPDCLEALRCAPPLRPRDSQDALRPAREALPEPLRRGGPGLRSREPREAPQPIRSSARDALQGAPLQQPLGCLGDPLLWMLRCHRRAIRGRLRAIETLLEPPPGRPQPMMDFVDICNPQLTPTGHREALGATGTMLGATGRYWNHGGPDGCWTCVGVSA, from the exons ATGGAGCGG ACGCTCAGTCTGGAGCAGCGAACGGAGCGGCTGGTGCAAAGGAGGTGGGAGAGCAGCCCGGCCTCGAGTGCCCCTCGAGATCCCCAA gccctgctcagcacCCGCCCCCGCGGGCCACAAAGGGCGAAGCCTCCGTTTGGCTCCGCCCCCTCCAGATCCACCCTCGGCGATCCCCTCGTCCAGTGGCGCTTGAGGCGGTGCCAAAGGGAGGAGCCGGCGCTGGACGCGCCCTCGGCGGGGAGGGCCCTGCCGGGCTCTGCCGCTCCCCAGGGCGCCCTGCAGGGGGTGCCACGGGGGAGGTCACATGACCCCCCCGGGGCCGTGCAGGGGGCCGTGCCCTGGGGGCCACGTGATCCCCCCGGGGGTCACTGGCCAATCAGGAGGCACCTCTGCAAGCCCCTGCGCCAGGGGGCGCCTTCAGCGCAGGCCGGCTCCCAGGAGCCCTTGCGGCGGgagccctgctggaggccgccCGGCTCCCGCGGGGCCCTCTGGGCAACGGGGAGCGGCCCTCTGGGTGCTCGGCAGGGGGCGCTGTACTCACAGGCACGTGACTCCCGCGAGGCCCTGTCGCCAGTCAGCCGCAGCTGCTGGGCATCTCTGCACCAGGGGGCGCCACCCTGTGGGAAGCGAGAGTCCCATGAGCCTTTGCGGCAGGAGCCATGTTGGGGGTCACCTGACTGCCTCGAGGCTCTGCGGTGTGCGCCACCTTTGCGGCCACGTGACTCCCAGGATGCCCTGCGGCCCGCAAGGGAGGCGCTTCCCGAGCCCCTGCGCCGGGGGGGGCCGGGCTTGAGGTCACGTGAGCCCCGTGAGGCGCCGCAGCCAATCAGGAGCAGTGCCCGTGATGCCCTGCAGGGGGCGCCGCTGCAGCAGCCGCTGG GCTGTTTGGGGGACCCCCTCCTCTGGATGCTGCGATGCCACCGCCGAGCCATAAGGGGACGGCTTCG GGCCATCGAGACCCTCCTGGAACCCCCACCAGGGCGCCCCCAACCCATG ATGGATTTTGTGGACATCTGCAACCCTCAACTGACCCCCACTGGCCAcagggaggcactgggagctaCTGGGACTATGCTGGGAGCAACTGGAAGATACTGGAACCACG gtggccctGATGGGTGTTGGACATGTGTGGGTGTGTCTGCCTGA